In the genome of Muntiacus reevesi chromosome 5, mMunRee1.1, whole genome shotgun sequence, one region contains:
- the RD3 gene encoding protein RD3, which produces MSLLPWLRANEALPRPSPRSPAEMVLETLMVELAGQMREAERQQWERSQAVRKVCTRVDYSWLASAPRPTYDLSPGERLQLEDVCAKIHPAYCGPAILRFRQLVAEQEPEVQEVSRLFRSVLQEVLERMEEEEEAQRLTRQWNLRAPRGSLATFRSRARIAPFASDIHTISEDVERDTPPPRAWSMPEFRARKED; this is translated from the exons ATGTCCCTGCTCCCGTGGCTCCGGGCGAACGAGGCGCTGCCACGGCCGTCCCCGCGGAGCCCGGCGGAGATGGTGCTGGAGACGCTCATGGTGGAGCTGGCGGGGCAGATGCGCGAGGCTGAGCGGCAGCAGTGGGAGCGCAGCCAGGCGGTGAGGAAGGTCTGCACCCGCGTGGACTACAGTTGGCTGGCCAGCGCGCCGCGGCCCACCTACGACCTCAGCCCCGGCGAGAGGCTGCAGCTGGAGGACGTCTGCGCCAAGATCCACCCGGCCTACTGTGGGCCCGCCATCCTCAG GTTCCGACAGCTGGTGGCGGAGCAGGAGCCGGAGGTGCAGGAGGTCTCCCGGCTCTTCCGCTCGGTGCTGCAGGAGGTCCTGgagaggatggaggaggaggaggaggcgcaGCGGCTGACTCGCCAGTGGAACCTGCGGGCCCCCCGAGGCAGCCTGGCCACCTTCAGGAGCCGCGCGCGCATCGCCCCCTTTGCCAGCGACATCCACACCATCTCCGAGGACGTGGAGCGGGACACGCCGCCGCCGCGGGCCTGGAGCATGCCCGAGTTCCGGGCACGGAAGGAGGACTGA